The proteins below are encoded in one region of Lagenorhynchus albirostris chromosome 7, mLagAlb1.1, whole genome shotgun sequence:
- the SLC25A37 gene encoding mitoferrin-1 isoform X2 produces MATLLHDAVMNPAEVVKQRLQMYDSPHRSALSCIRTVWGTEGLGAFYRSYTTQLTMNVPFQSIHFITYEFLQEQINPYRGYNPQSHIISGGLAGALAAAATTPLDVCKTLLNTQENMALNLANVSGRLSGMANAFRTVYQLNGLPGYFKGVQARVIYQMPSTAISWSVYEFFKYFLTKHKLENRTPY; encoded by the coding sequence TTGTGAAGCAGCGCTTGCAGATGTACGACTCGCCGCACCGGTCGGCCCTCAGCTGCATCCGGACCGTGTGGGGGACGGAGGGCTTGGGGGCCTTCTACCGGAGTTACACCACGCAGCTGACCATGAACGTTCCCTTCCAGTCCATCCACTTCATCACCTATGAGTTCCTGCAGGAGCAGATCAACCCGTACCGGGGCTACAACCCGCAGTCCCACATCATCTCAGGCGGGCTGGCCGGGGCCCTGGCTGCAGCCGCTACCACCCCTCTGGACGTTTGTAAAACCCTCCTCAACACTCAGGAGAACATGGCCCTCAACCTGGCCAACGTCAGCGGCCGGCTGTCGGGCATGGCCAACGCCTTCCGGACGGTGTACCAGCTCAACGGCCTGCCGGGCTACTTCAAGGGCGTGCAGGCCCGCGTCATCTACCAGATGCCGTCCACTGCCATCTCCTGGTCCGTCTACGAGTTCTTCAAGTACTTCCTCACCAAGCACAAGCTAGAGAATCGAACTCCGTACTAA